In Chiroxiphia lanceolata isolate bChiLan1 chromosome 11, bChiLan1.pri, whole genome shotgun sequence, the genomic window GGCTCATTTCCTATGCAAGGAATACAGTTgttgaaataaacagaaatgttaTGACTCAAGTGCTCGATTCAAAAACAAACCAGGTGGTCAGATCAGACTGGGGACTGTCAAGATGGGGTCTGTAAAATGAGGACTTGTTGCAGATCCCGGAGGATACGACAGCTGGGGGGAACAAAGGCCACACCGTTTAGGACTGCTTTCAGCACAGAGAGCTCCACAAGCAGCTGATCTCGGGGCTGTCCCAGGCTgtcagctggagaggagaagcacACACTGGAAGGGAGGTAGGAGGAGATTAATAGTTCAAAGACTTAAAGTGAATGTGGTGGTGAACTCTGATGACGGGGAAGGTATTTTTCTATCCAGTTAAACCAGCAAAGATTGCAGGTTCGGTTTTACATCAGAGGCGGAGCATGCGGCAGCCTCCAAACCATCTGGACCCTCACGTCAGGGACAGGAACATGTCCTGTATCGATATTCACCAGTTCTGGGGGTCACTCAGTAGCTCAGCCCAATGGGGATGGGAAGGATGACCCACTGAATGGCAGCTGATGCTCACCATGACAGATCTACCCTTGGTCATCTGTTTGGTGTGCAAGTAGGAACTGATGAGCCAATCCCTCCAACACACACTGGCCATAGCCACGGGACACCAGCCTCCTCCATGGACTGTGGGGCCAAAGTCCTAGAGTTCTACAGGGAGAAACCTCCCCTGGTGAGGTCCTCTGCACTCAAGAAGTCTCAAAGCCCTCAGTGGGTTCTGCAATGCTCTCTGTTTTGTGAGGAAGAACCAAAGCaactcctctgctccccagagcCAATGACTCACCTGGGCTTTTCTCTCAATTGGCTTTTCAGCATCATTAACTccagccccactcccacccGAAAAATCACAAGCAAGGTTCATaattaaatcaaataaataaataaatagctatTTTTGCATAATTTGTGGGTATTCTTCAATATCAGGAAATACTTGGATTAtgcactgaatatttttcattgaatAACAAGGTATGGATTTTTAGTTTGGGCTGTCATTGTTAGAGGGATTTTTAGTGGTTCTTCTAGATCATGTCTTCTGGGGTGAAATCAGCCCTTTTCTTGTTCTCAAATAGCTCAGCAGCAGTTTCACCAGTCAATCTGGGAGTCTTGCCAGGCTCTTCTGACTtagccaccaccaccaccagggacagggatgctgCAGTCCAGGCAGTCCCACACGCCCCGGGGGAAGGAGGTAAGGTGCTGCCACCTCCGTACCAGTCCAGCCCTGCAGCCGATGGGGACATCTGTGACAACAGTTCAAACAAGGGCAAATACAAATCTCAGACTATGTAACATGTGGCACAGCCACAAAGGCTGGACAACACCGAGTGAGGACAGAGTGGCAAAAAGACACAGTGGAAAAATTGGCTTTGGAAAGATTCTTTCTCTGTTCGGTTCTCTTCattgaaaaagcaagaaatttgaaaaatgagaTGTTTTTCTATCTCATTAAGGGAAGAAGAATTCAAAACACGTGGAGTTTGTCCCACTTACTTTTTTGGCCATCCTTCTTCgaagcaaaaaaaggaaggaataggAACACAAAACTGAAGTGGGCTTCTACccattttcactgctttttgctcctttttctgAAACGTTTTCAGTAGGAAAGTGAGAACAAGGCCATCCCCCCATTATATTCTCCTTCTCTACTTCCTCCCACCTTTTCTCCTAAATagaaaataaggggaaaaaaaacccctacaaaaccagaaaaatttaaaagctcccactctttcaaaacaaaaaagtacaacatttcaaaacattagGAAGGAACATCTTTCAGTTTCAGCGTTCAGGAATGAGACACAGCATTGCTCCATTACTGCAGCGCGAGGGACGACTATTTCCGACAGCAAGGAAGGAGATCAGCAGCTCACCTGCTCAACAATTTCCTCCTTGCCTTACTGGCCAGGTTGACTTGGGACACGGTGTAGATTCCACGAACTCCTCGCCTGCCTCCCGGGCCAGACCAGTCTCACACCAGGAACTAGATTTCCCTCATGATGTCTCTCTCCACTCCtcccaggcaggcaggcagcgTTTTTGGGGCATAAAGCCTGGCTGGGATCGAGCCGTTAGTTACCATTCCTGTTGACAGGCAAACTAGAATAGGCTCTGGCTCACTTTCTCCGAGCTGCGGAAGGAGGAATGAGCCGGGAAAAGAGTTCATTCAATTGCTTCTgtttggcagctctgcaggactcTCCgcaaagacagaaagagatGTGGCAAGTAAGGAGTTGCCATTTTTAGAATTACATAAGCCAGTTTGATTGCCATCGAGGCActctgtgcagctcctgccacgGTGCCCTGCCGGTTGCTCTGCAGTGGGACTAGATTTCAAACAGCTTTAGAAGCAGGTCAGATACCAGCTCTTAAAATTGGACTCAGGTTGAAAATGTCGATGTTATTCTTGCATAACTGACAATGTTGAACAGCATAACCATGCAAGGACTCCGGGACAGTTTGCTTCCAAAATCCCACTAATCACACTTGCTCTGGGACCTGTGCAGTGCTCCAAAAACTACTTCcccagtgaagaaaaataaatctaaaaataaaaaataaaattatctgtCTACAGATACGCAGTAATGTGTACACAACTAAGTGAAAGAGATGAAACAATAGTCTGGAGAGACTCAACGCCTCTGCTCCAGCCAAGGTGGCCTTGCCTTGCACTGCCCCTGCCCCGGTCGTGGCACTCTCCATCGGGTGACAAGGCAGCAGGATCCTGCAGGATGAGATGGACTGCCCATAGGGACTGAGGCATTGGCACTGCTCCTGTTACACAAGGTATCACGGTTTCAAAGGAATAACGGGAAGCAGTCACATGGGTAACAACCCTCACTTCACCCCAGCCCCAAACTTTGCTATCCTGACTTCCCTATTCGTTGCTCCCTAATTTGTCCAAGCAGTGTCTGTCTTTGACCACTGCAAACCAAACTGCGGCCAAACACCTTGGGACCATCTCTGGGTTGACCCTTCGAGGTAGTAATTTCTGCCTTGCACTGAGACAGTCCCAAACCCAGCAAAGTGGGGCCAGGGCCGGGCAGCATCACAGCCCAGCCTGACCCAGGGCCACTCTGCCACACCTCGCACCAGCCACAAAGCTGCAAAAACACATAAAAAGCTGCCACCCCCCAGCTGACAAAGACAGCCCCATTGTAGTTGCCTGGGCTGGTGGCTTGGCTAGTAGTTCATCACCTTCTGCTattaaaaaaggggggaaaaaaggggggaaaaaagtatttagaaaaatacataCGTAAAGCAAAGCAGCATGGAAATCAAAGCCACCATTTCGGAGAGATTGAAGCATAATGCTAATAACTTTCGGCAGCTTCCACTGTGGAGTTTAAGCAGCTGCCAAGTTAAATAACTAGGAGGATCCTAAGTTGTCTTCCAGTGGACCAGAAATGCCCAGCGCCGACTGCCCGGGCACGGGCGGCCCGACGGGCACggggagccgggccgggcctgCGGGGCCCTGcgctcccgcccgcccgggACCCACCCGGGACACGTCCCCGGGAGCCCCTCGCTGAGCGGGTCTGGCTGTCGAGGGGCGAAAGGGGAACCCCCGCCGTTTTTCGATGTCAGCGGCCAGGGAgcttttggggctggggctgccggGCGCGTACAGGATCGTCCGAGGGGAGTGGGGGCTAGAGAAGCCCCAGGTGACCCGGTGTGTCCCGCGTggggccggcccggcccggtcGGACACCGCAATCGTTTTTCTGGGGAGGCAGCAGCGCAAAAATCACCGTAGGAGCGATCGCGTCCGCATCAGGAGCGGCTTTGCGGCGTGCGCCCTTCCTGGGAAAAATCCACAAACCATTTCTCCCTCCAAACGTCGGAGGTGAAGGATTAAAACCCCACAGGACAACAGCCTCCACGGGAAAGGCAGAACGCCCTGCCGAGCCGGGAGCTGGGAGCCCGCAGCCCACCCGACGTgcggcagctcctgcctcccaaagccgggccgggccgctcggcccccccagacccacccGCTCCGAGGGGCTCGGCGGTGGGCAggcggcagggccggggcaggcgagggggctggggcagctgtcTCAAAGTCAGTCAGTTGTAATATGCTCGCCGGAACAGCAGAAGTCGAATCGATAGAgacggcctccagctgtgcctaAACCTGCGATTTCAATTAAAATACTGAGCTCCGATGCCGGGGTCTTAGCTGGGATCTCAAAGCCCTGATGCACAAGGCATGCGGTACCCAGCTCCCCACCGGCCGGGAGGCAGCGGCATGGCCCGAGCCGGTGCCCGGCTTCGGGATGCACGGGGGCTTCTCCGGGATGCAGGATGGAggcggccccggggctgcaCTCGGGGTTCCCCCGTCCCTCCTCGCCCCCAGGAGCCCTGAGGCCTACAGGACCCTCTGCCCCGAGCAGGGCGGTGGGTGCGGAGCGGCGAGCCGGCAGCCTTTCCCTCGTccagaaagggagggagggaaagagggagagagcCGGTCCAGCAAACACCCCGGCAAGGATGAGGGCGGCGCGGGGAAGCTGGCAGCAAGCTCCCGGCCCCGGCTCCGCAGCCCTCTTTTATCCTGCCCGAAATCATCTCgtttacagaaaatatttgtttgcacTATTAGTTGGTACTGGAGTTAATTACTCAACGTGTGAGCGGGGAGTAATATGGATAAAAGCAGCCCCAGTGTTTATTGTGTGGGTGAGCTGTTTGAGCGGTGCTTGAATAAACTGCAATTAGGGTTAGATAGAGATTAATTAACATGTGAGTGGCAAGGTGTAAAATAGTTCCCAACCCTCCACTCAGTATAATCTGCAGGCGAGGAAAAGAAGTTTGTGGAGGCTAATTAAATACTTTGCTAAAGCCGGCGAGCCCCGGGAGCGAGCggagcccagcccagccgcCGCCTGCCCGCTCCCTCTGCCCAGAGGAGGCGCGGGCAGGGCGGGCAGCGCGGCGCGGCTCCCCGGGGTTCACACGGGCTCTCCCGCAGCCCAGCCACCGGACGCGGCTTGTGTGGCTCTTCGCGGTCCcgtcccaccctctgccccagACGCGGGACGGTTCCCTCGCTCCCGTGAACGCTGACCCGACAGATCCGGGCAGGCGGGATGGAGcgggcagggctgaggggatGCCAGCACCTGATGCTCCAGACGGGGTGTCCCCCCGGGGCAAGGCGCTCCCCTCCGCCCGCAGGCAGCCCGGGGCGGCCGCCGCTTTCAAAGTTTGTTTCTGGAGCGTGTTGTGGTTCGCAGGTGAAAAAGCCTGTCTGCAAACAGCCGCCGGCGAGCTGCCCCGGCGGGGAGAGGAGGCGCGGCTTTGTCAGCGCCGCACAAAACCCCCGAATTCCTCCAAACTTTCTTAGGCGTGCGAGGGAGGcggaaaaaaatatatattgggGCCTTTTCATTGCTTGCTTTACCTCTGGCCAGGCTCAATCTAAACCCTTCtctccccccctctcccccggATAATCCTCCCctttattttagaaacacacaaaaccaggtTCCACGCAGCGCTATAGTGGCTACAAGTGAAAGAGAATTGAGCGCCCTGAATCGCTGGGGGAAAATTGGTTCGGCTGAATAGCCCCAGCGAGGGACAGGGCGGCTAATCAGGGCCAGGGGGGTGCTGCCGGGCCCCCCCCCAAACAGGTGGACGCGGGACTCTCTCAATTACCGCGTCCTCGCATCTGAGGTTTCTGCAAATCCTTCCCTCCCGCATCACGACGTTTTAAttaaagagaggaaggaaagaaacccCGGCATCCAGGCGCTATAATGTATCGTCGCCTatttggggaggaggggggaggaaaaggaaaggcgGGGGGCACGACAAGGGCTAGAAGGACAAGGGAGAGCCGCACGGGTGCCCCGCCGGGGCAGCGGGCACCTTTCGGGGGTGACAATTTGCAGAACTCCCGTTCGCTAAACGCtggtctattttttttttttttttttttttaagcagcgAAATCCAGTCCTGGACTCAACTCCCTCCACATTTATTTAAGGCTAATCACCAGCTACCCTGTGAGGGGAGAGGGGTGGAATTAAACTTAGTTTAATTAACATTAATACACTGTCCTAATTAATGGGTTGGCTATTAATTTATACATGCTGGGGAGGCTCGCAGATAAGTGACAATTTATTAATTATCTTCCAGCTCGGTTGCAACGGAGCTGATTGCAGATGGGTTGCCAAAATAACTCGAGCATGGTTGCGTGGTagttgctttagaaaaaaaaaatcattctcccccttctttaaaaaaaaaaaaaaaaaggaagaagaagaagaaaaaaaaatcctcacgCTCACTCGGAGTGGCTCTTCTAACCCCAGCAAGAACTGGAGCACTCTTTTCCACCCAACTTGTGAATCGCACTTGCCTTCTAATTTGCCACATGCAAAACGATTCCTCTGCTTTGCAAGTTGCTTTTtaagaagggagagagagaggaaaaaacccagctcGCACACGAGCGATTTGTGCGTCTTAAACTGGAAGGAAATTGTGCGTGGAGAGGGGGGGCTCGtcttcctctctctgccccaACCCACCGTGCTCCAGCCCGGCGCCTCGGCTCGGGGAAGATCCATGGTGGCATCCCCATGTCATTCTGCTCAAAGTGACTTCATGTGATGTCAGCTTTAAATGTACGAGACCGTGATCTGACGCTCAGGAAGATGTTTGCTATCAAAATGTGACTGTGGCCACACTGCGCTGCTTGGATGAGTCTCGCCGGCGCTGGGCAAAGGTAAGTGGTCCCAAGGCGAGTCCCGCCGCCCCTCGCCGTGCCCCCCGCCCCTGCTCCTGCATTTCCCGGACCGTAGCCATcggtggggctgggctgggtggcattgggctggaggaggcttttctttttctttccccttttttttttttaatactaacaAGGTCTAGCTTGCATGTTACTTTAGCGTGTTCCGCTTAATGAGCAGTAATCTGGTACCCTACGTGCCATTGTTCTTGGATATGTTCATTTGAATGTAAATAGGGAGGGGGTGCCggtggggggtggggtggggggagaacAAGGTGCTTATTAAATTGATTTGTCTCCTGGCTTTTCTGGAATGCAGAGCCGAGAGCGGGAGCGAGTCGCTGCTCACACCAAGTTCCCGCACGGCGGAGCGACATGGCGAGCCCGGGGTCGCTGGAGACGGTCAtgccttcctcctgcccccGGCACGACGGCAGGGCCGCCGCCGCTAACCCCTCCAAGACCCTGGCCTTCTCCATCGAGCGGATCATGGCCAAGACGTCGGAGCCCAAGCCAGCCTTCGAGCAGCGGCAcggcgggccggggccggagcCGGGCAAGAAGCCGCTGAGCCTGTGCTCGCCCCTGCCCTGCGTGATCCCTATCCCGCCGCTGGGCTACGAGCTGCCCTCCAAGACTCTCAACTACTCGGAGCTGTGGAAGAGCAGCctgcggggcggcgcggggctcTGCAAAGCCAACTGCGGCGTCTGCTGCAAGGCAGAGCTCGCCCTGGGCCAGCCCAGCGGCCGGCTCATCAAGCCGCAGGTCATCCACCAGGCAGGGGCCGTGCCGGCCGCCCCCCGCTCCCTCTACTACTTCAACTACCTGGACGCCGCGTACCACCCGGCCGACCTCCTGCACGGACAGCTCTTCCCCGCCGGCCTGCTGGGCGCCCCGCCGCCGGGGGGGCTCTCGGCCCACCAgaagcttttcctgctggagaATGCCAAGCTGGCGGGGCTGGCGGCCGAGaagctgccgccgccgccgcccttCGCCCACAAGGAGCGGCTGCCGGGACACCTGGATCAGGTGATGaaggaggcggcggcggcggagcgcgGCGGCCCCCCCAAGGGCCACGGCAAGAtggggggcggcggcggcggggcggcggaGGGCAAGCCCAAAAACTTTACCTGCGAGGTCTGCGGCAAGGTAAGGGGGGCGCCGGCACGGGgtggggggccgggggcggccggcggcggggccgtgccTGACCTCGCCTTCCCGGCGCTTCCCCGCAGGTGTTCAACGCGCACTACAACCTCACCCGCCACATGCCGGTGCACACGGGGGCCCGGCCCTTCGTCTGCAAGGTCTGCGGGAAGGGCTTCCGCCAGGCCAGCACCCTGTGTCGGCACAAAATCATCCACACCCAGGTAGGTGGGGGGCAGCCGGGGTGCGGGAGGCGGCGGCCCCCCCTGCTCTCCGCGCAGCCCCCACTGACGGGCCTCTCGCCCCCCTGTGCAGGAGAAACCCCACAAGTGCAACCAGTGCGGAAAGGCGTTCAACAGGAGCTCCACGCTCAACACCCACATCCGCATCCACGCCGGCTACAAACCCTTCGTCTGCGAGTTCTGCGGCAAGGGCTTCCACCAGAAAGGTGAGCTGAGCCGAGCCAGGCCGGGGCCCTCGCCCATCATTAGCGGGGATTAAAAGCGGCGAGCCCGGCCCGGCTGGGGGAAGCGAGGGGCGCAGGcagagccgccgccgccgctcccaATTACTTTCCCTCTAAGCCGGGCCGCATCGCCGGGCACTGCTGACGGTTCTCcctaaatgctttttaaatgagAGGTGCCGGGCCTTGGTCCTAATCCAGAGCCCTCCGTTTGCCGCGGGTCACCGGGCTGACCCTGCCTCTCATTTGTGCCGTGCCAGTTGCGCGCTGCTCCGCGCTGACGCGGACCGAGTTTGACAAGTGGGACGGGGGTGCGGGGGGAGACACTTCCTAATGCCCCCCTTACCTGTGCACCGTGCGGCCAGGGCACCCTCGGGTAACccctttttccacctttttccTCCTTCGCAGGCAACTACAAGAACCACAAGCTGACCCACAGCGGAGAGAAGCAGTATAAGTGCACCATTTGCAACAAAGCCTTCCACCAGATCTATAACTTGACTTTCCACATGCACACCCACAACGACAAGAAGCCCTTTACGTGTGTCACTTGCGGGAAAGGATTTTGCAGAAACTTTGATTTAAAGAAGCACGTCCGAAAGTTGCACGACAGCGTCTCCAGCGCTCCTCCGCCGCGGGACCCTGGGCGCAGCGGGCAGAGCTAAGGGCCCGGCGCGCCGCCCCATTCGGACCTTCTCCACCAGGCCAGCACTATTTATCCAAACCAGCCTTCGcttctctgtcttttccccAGCGAGCTCAGCCGCCGGTAGCAAGCGACCCCGAGCCGCAGTTGTACATAAGAGGAATCTTATTTAACGGCGCGTTGCGCCGCCGGAGCGGGCCAGGAGGGGCCGGGCTGGCCGCCCCCCGCGCCAGGACAGCGCTCTTTATACGTGTCTGTAAATCTCCATTTTAAATGTACGCTCGAATAAGTGAggaatatatatctatatctatatctatcaTGGGACAATAAACCGGCCCTTCGCAGGTGTCTCATTTCCCACCTCGGCCCCGGCCCGAGCGGGGACCGGGCTGCACGGCGCTATCCCCCGTGTGAACGCGGCGTGCGGGAGCTGCGGGAGTCGGGCCCTGCCGCTCCAGGGCCCGCCGAAAGCCGCGGGCATCGCAGGAAGCAAAACCAGGGCGGGGAGGGAGCCGGGCGGCTTCAGAGGGCTGCAGCCGCCCCCCGGAACGGGGGCAGCGCCGGTGCGGGACCCCCGGCCGGCAGCGCGAACGGCGGCTCGGAGTttcccagagctgctttccGGGGTCGGTTCATTACGGCGTGTTTAAGCCGCTCCTGAATGACTATCTTTCCTTGCATGCAGATAAAATGATCTCACGCTTGCTTTCCGAGTAATGACCCaaattaagagagaaaacacagaccCTTCAAACCGCATTACATTAATCTAATCACTCCCAGCAGGCCTCAGAAACTCTTTTTGATCAGAATATGGATAATCAAGCACTTGGATTACACTAAATATTCCCTTCTcatctccccccctccctcacTTTTAATACGCAAGTGTCTATTCTGGCCACGTCGTTAGGAACAATATTATTCTAGCGGAGAAAGGAGATTGAGGCGGCCGGGCGTGTGCGTGCTGCTCGGGCCGGGCTTGCCAATGAAGAGGGGAACGAGACAGGCACCGAAATGCCCGGGGACGGCGTAATGGGGAGCTCACCTTTCTCCGCTTAATTGAGTGGTTAAATAGTAGGAGGCGAGGACGAGCAC contains:
- the FEZF2 gene encoding fez family zinc finger protein 2 produces the protein MASPGSLETVMPSSCPRHDGRAAAANPSKTLAFSIERIMAKTSEPKPAFEQRHGGPGPEPGKKPLSLCSPLPCVIPIPPLGYELPSKTLNYSELWKSSLRGGAGLCKANCGVCCKAELALGQPSGRLIKPQVIHQAGAVPAAPRSLYYFNYLDAAYHPADLLHGQLFPAGLLGAPPPGGLSAHQKLFLLENAKLAGLAAEKLPPPPPFAHKERLPGHLDQVMKEAAAAERGGPPKGHGKMGGGGGGAAEGKPKNFTCEVCGKVFNAHYNLTRHMPVHTGARPFVCKVCGKGFRQASTLCRHKIIHTQEKPHKCNQCGKAFNRSSTLNTHIRIHAGYKPFVCEFCGKGFHQKGNYKNHKLTHSGEKQYKCTICNKAFHQIYNLTFHMHTHNDKKPFTCVTCGKGFCRNFDLKKHVRKLHDSVSSAPPPRDPGRSGQS